The nucleotide sequence cctatatatcatatataggtgaggtattcaatctcaaaaacttcagagaaaatgggaaaaatgtgaaaaatagctgttttttaggcaacatttatggcccctgcgaccttgaccttgaagcaaggtcaagatgctatgtatgttttttggggccttgtcatcatacaccatcttgccaaatttggtactgatagactgaatagtgtccaagaaatatccaacgttaaagttttccggacggacggacggacgactcgggtgagtacatagactcacttttgctacgcatgtgagtcaaaaaggggacTCGGGTGTGCTGTTAAAATTGTTGGCACATTTTAGTATCTAAAACTCACCTTTGATTTTAGGGGGTgcctattctttctttattttgtgtttaacattgttttcaaccacgaaggttatatcgcgacggggggagatgggatagagccacttgtcaattgtttcttgttcacaaaagcacttaatcaaaaatttgctccaggggcttgcaacgtagtacaatatattaccttactgggagaatgcaagtttccagtacaaaggacataacacttacatactgcttgagtaaaatctttacaaaaattgactatattctatacaagaaacacttaacaagggtaaaaggagaaacagaatcagttagtcgcctcttacgacatgctggggagcatcgggtaaattcttcccccaaacccgcggggggtacctatgcgactgaccacaatgtttacTTTCATCAGGCACAAAGTTCTTCAGCAGAAGAATGATTAATATTCTAGCAACAAACATGCAATAAATTCATACATGATTATTGATGTTCAAAAAATGCTCTACACTACTTCACCAAACTAAATGGAGAActgaaaatgtttaaaacactttctttctttggtgttttcaaccacgaaggttatatcgccacgtggaagggggggggggggggggggggggggaatgggatagagccacttgttaattgtttcttgttcacaaaagcactaatcaaaaaattgctccaggggaaaACACTAACCATAAACAATAAACACCACTATGAGGTTTGATAGGTAACTTAAAGGGACCTTGACCTTCAATGAACGTTGCAAAAAGCTTATGTTCTGATGAATATGGGTGAATGAGGCACCAttgaatataaaaagaaaaataactgaTTTGACTCTAGTTAAACTATGGCGCTCATGGCATCATACCAAAGTTTGAACGAGTATCCCTTTCACTGTTCTGTACAGCTGTGAAAACACAGTgagacataataataatgaacataaattaatcaccccttctcgccagagctcacggcaatacacaatagcaaaacaaatcagagcattcacacaccgacacacacaaagtcgTTAAAGGTTTATTGGCTGCGGCAATAAtagccgcaagaataatcctttagttcgttcaaagtacccaagcatgtcctgtatacaaaagtaaggcgattgagattttattttggtttttttacacaagccagagaacaccagtgcttgtgagagcaaaacgtttgcccgtagggaagtgaaccttccttatctttcgcaccAGAGAGCTGTTCAAaaggggtattgtgcaagttggctattaaACCATTGTAATTCGGAAAAtgtctttaaccttcgccggcactcgtgggtccgtgcggacccagaagggtgtttgattgcaaatatcttttaaacgagttggaattttttaatgagcttttagaaatgcctcagacacctaacaagctatcatctcctaaaagctcattaaatttcagtgataattaattaattaattaatggtcaaatttagactacacacggaagcatttgtggggacgtgcggacccatacttctcaaagaaggaaaagcgtgtatacccttccgaggcactcgtgggtccgtgcggacccagaagggtgtttgattgcaaatgagacagtgacaaaaggtcaggtgtcatgtctactgtcccgaatgacacacgattgctgacatttcaccattgccaaaagaataaacaaataagaaataggtagaaaatgaatgtgaaaactgactttgattgttgatcagtattttctataccactaacaaataatctacttacacatagctgtttggcaaatgtatgttgcatgggacacactgacatgaaagtggaagatgtttttccctctagagaaactacatatcaagttacactttttgtgctcttccattccagttggcaatcaattgttaacgcatgttattagaaaaaatagaacgaaaacagattagatagaatgaaaaatgtactggtgatgtcatttgggacatactgacatgaaaacgtcaccttttgtcattgtctcaaatatctcttaaacgagttggaattttttaatgagcttttagaaatgcctcagacacctacaaagctttcatctcctaaaagctcattaaatttcagtgataattaattaattaattaattaattaatggtcaaatttagactacacacggaagcattcgtggggacgtgcggacccatacttctcaaagaaggaaaagcgtgtatacccttccgaggcactcgtgggtccatgcggacccatacttctcaaagaaggacaattgtgcaaacccttccgtggcactcgtggggccatgcagacccataatattttaccaaataccgtgtgcagtctaaatttgaccattaattaattaattaattatcactgaaatttaatgagcttttaggagatgatagctttttaggtgtctgaggcatttctaaaagctcattaaaaaattccaactcgtttaagagatatttgcatcaaacacccttctgtgtccgcacggacccacgagtgccacggaaggatatgcatatttttctttctttgagaagcatgggtctgcacggccccacgagtgccacggaaggatatgcacatttttccttctttgagaagcatgggtctgcacggccccacgaatgcgtccgtgtgtagtcgataacgagtgccggcgaaggttaatggcTGAATAACAATGAGTTCCTTTATACGTTGGATTGGgcaagccatatatatatatatatatatatatatatatatataaatatatctagcatcaataaacctaaaaatacactaaggtctttttcaaaaacaatagtctgttttaaaaactttcagcaattttcaaCTTTATAAATCTATACTATAGATACATCAAAAGAAATTtggtcagacatgggattcagaaaaagtgataattaaggaaaaaaaaagtagggtccaggggcaacgcccctggtcggggtctgggggcaaagcccccagaagctgaaggtttttagtattttagacacacaaaaatggccctgaaatgcatatttcagcttaatcatagcccccccctccctttccatgtttctcaaattaattttacgctaagactcaaaataaggaggagaaagagagagggagagagagagagagagagaggcggggatgggggggggtggtggcgtgtgacggtgtggtttcaatgttcttacctcgtcggtgccaaacgaccccagtgactgattacacgactgggttttcaggatagtcaggtgcttgttgcttttcaagtggcttttgagggcagtctttccattggaaccgtagttgataacattaacatcgttgcacaaagtgcactaagtttttcccggcaagttgattttagcaaaagcatcgccaactttcagtttcacgtcttgtgtcttctggcctttctcgtatttccagctcaatgatacaacttcatcgagccagtcgaatctccagagatttttcttgtacttctgctggtcaatttcccgggatagaacggtttcgtctcgctttagcttcctcatcattttggcaagtggctcgaagcgatgtaaaaatggcgccgaatcattctcatacggtatgctttagcttatactgaatccccgatagctacgttgaaacggtgactgtaggagacaaagacacagagcgcgttcccatacggatcgaccagcaacagtctgaccgttttaggaaccaaccgttcaagaatagtatggaatggagcgtcgcgatcagcggaccggccgaaaaacttgggtctttacctacatataccccaacattttctcagcggatttgcacgaatctcaagaatgatccctggagcctaaaaatttacggaattccgtaattttacggaagaatcccatgtctgtttGGTGCAATTAAACAGGTAACCTAATGGCAAATCATTGTGTAAAACTTtctttacaactttctttcacaaagtgtacatattttttttttttttttagcaatattgttttcgtggtgcagtacctgtgtttaaaaataataaaatacacaGCGGACATAATTTCGCTTTATTTGAATGACTTTCCACTTTACAAAGATTGGTTTAGAATTAGAGCGCAGATTTAAaccaatttgaaaaaaacagttgCTTATACCTTCTACCATGCTTGGTACTTTGAACAAACTTTATGATTGTTTTTGAGGCTTTCATTGTTGCAGCCCAATGCTGCTCAGTGCAAATTAACTTTTTTGAAGGCGAAGTGTCTGCACCCAGACACATCCTTACTCTGAGGTCTCAAAGCAAACCCGCAAATTGAGGCACACCTCCCAACGCCATGCAAGATATTGCAGATTTATTGCACGATTACGTGGCTAGAGCGGATAGGGCAAGTAGCCTAATAAGTTTACAATTTAAAACGAATGcttctttcattgacaaaagcagtaatcatgtgtcaaaacactggaTCGGCTTTGGAATGCGCTTGTAAATAAAAGTAGACAATGAATTTTTCTTGTGATTCCACTGACCAATCTGCTTGTAGTCTggacaatcaagcgtacaaaatatggcaaaatcgtatgggttcacaGGTCTGCTATACACTTCAGGTTTGGGGTGtccacaagctaactttttttttactcgagCATGTTGGCAACGAACTGGAGAACAACATCTGACCATGTTGATCGGTGGGTGGCCCACTCCGAGGGTCAATGCGCTCCGTTAGTTGCACGAGCTGTTCCTCAGAGAGGGGGCAAGCCGTGGCAGGCACATCCTAACGACTGTCTGGCAAAGGATGGTCCTCGATTATCGATTGAAGGCTTCTCCCTTTCCAGAAGTCCTGTACTGCTGTGGATGTGCTGGCTCGTCTCTCCAGCATCCCCCTGAAGAAGAGCTGCAGGGGAGTTCTGTTGCGCTCTGTCCTCAGGGGTTGGTGGTTCTTCTGTTCCACAATCCACTGTAGGGACCGGTTCAGCCTGGGCAGAAAAACATAGTGGAGGGCCCACAAGTGAATGGGATTGTCCATGTTCAGTATCCCCAGACCACCTTCTGCCTGTGGTGTTCCCATTGCAGTAAACAGGTCATGGTAAGGGTTCACCACATCTTTCCAGACGTCGAGCCAGAGACGCTCGATCCTTTGGTTATGGTCACTGCGGCCTTGCATCGCACTGCCTCTCCCTTCTCCCCTGTGTTCATTCATGAGGGCGACGACATCCAGATTCTCGCCACCATGGTCCATGCGGACTCTTGACGGGAGTCCAAAGCGTTGGGTTCCACCCAAAAACAGATCCCGAACGGTCTCTGACCTGTTGTTTCGGTGGCATGGAGGAAGGTAGTGGCCCGGCTAAAGCCATCGATTGCCCCATGAATCACCATTTTCCACCTGCAATATAACAAACAGAGATCCGTTTCCATATGTGATTTCACCACACAAATTCTGATTAAAGAGTTATTGGGAAATAAGTACAGGTAACATGCTCAGTAAATATTAAAAAGTAATGGTCAAagtgctttttcatgaccgagaatcaagaccattatttttaatatatatcattgagaaaaggtgtgtaacccatttaatccacctttcttcaattttgcaaagaaataaatcaagaaaAGCAATTGCTTTATATGACTTTTCTTCGTCATGTCCATAAGCCTTAAGGgtcttgtaggtcttaaaaggaggattccactaacTGCTGGGACTCTAAAATTTgataaaaataagcaaaattTTGGTAATGTCTGCTGGTTAATAACACATACAATTCAGTgaaatttaataaaaaataactgagaaaaccgcaatgtaaagcttttacaaacttgaccccactgtgaccccaaaatgtgacagggatcaaccaaactagggtcacgTAGGTAGATGATCAAATCCTtcaagtgttcaaagtttcaaagctcaagcttcaaaaacacctgagataacatcaatgttaagatattttgattcgaacatgaccccctgtgaccccaaaacttgacgaaggtcaatcttcttcttcttcagcgttcgacgatggctgtgtctagattctttcaggcctgggaatgagtaaaagtggtttgggcgtactgacgggaaaatgttgcgttttaagcatttttaagggcacacggaggctcttttcttacacaattagaaaaggacttcgtcgtaaatacgacgaaaggcgtatcattcccaggcctgttctttggcccgtgatgttgacgaagtgggctgtgacgaaggtcaatcaaccttatgtcgtcttcttcttcttatgcgttcgtgggctgaaactcccacgtgcactcgtggtttgcacgagtggaattttacgtgtatgaccgtttttaccccaccatttaggcagccatacgccgctttcggaggaagcatgctgggtattttcttgtttctataacccaccgaactctgacatggattacaggatctttttcgtgcgcacttggtcttgtgcttgtgtgtacacacgggggtgttcggacaccgaggagagtctgcacacaaagttgactccgagaaataaatctcccgccgaacgtggggacgaactcacgctgacagcaggcaactggatacaaatctagcgcgctaccgactgagctacatccccgcccacaatcTTATGTCAAGTTGGTACATTATCAAAACCTAGAAGTGTGCGTactattaacccttacaccggtgcaattctgtaacacatgttacatagccactggtgaattaacagagagaaacataacaaaaaacagtcatataggttttcgcatcaatgggaggtaatcggaaccgaccaaacagactgagccaatagcgcgacatatgtcgtgacaaccaggtgacagcatacgtaaagtagcgcgacatatgtcgcgacaaccagcctaagggttaaagctctagctaaaaacacatctgagataacatcaacgttaagtttttattaaacgaacatgaccccgctgtgaccccaaaatttgatgAGGGTCAACGAAACTGCGGTCACTTCGTgaaatcatcaaaccctaaaagtgtgcaaagtttcagaggtctagctgtATAAACTTCTGAGATAACAGCTCAACGTTACATTTTTTGtccttggacagacagacagcctgcccacagcacacataattattttgatCAAGTATTATTCACTCAGCCAGTCtacctgcacaagcatgtgattAATCCATGGTTGAAGAGTTCTGTGAAAATTGCGCAATTCTGCAAACTCTTTATAGCAGTTAATTTAATTTCGAATAAAATAAAGTACATAGTTGTTCTGCTAAGACGATAAGGCAAATATTTTTgcgttcttttcatgtttaagtATCTCGGGAAAAAAAGTTCTATTTATGAAGTGAAATATAATTGACCTACAGATTACTGTCTTTTTATTTGTACaaatgcaaaatgggaacaactctattttctacacaaaatatgagagttacttgccttgagacCTTGTGTCTGGTACAACGTAGAttttgatttagaaaacaaccaaacttatGGATCTTATATTGGATTCTGTGTGTTGAAACCTGAAATGAATAGTGTAAATGCAGTTGAGTATGTATGAGCTCTTTCCTCTTTCGAATATTTGAGCATTCAGAACTTTTCAGTCACCAAGCAGTGACCACACAGTGTGGTTTCTCAAcctatgagctatcgaggattcagactGGTTGCTGGGTGGTTATTTGTTAGGACTAGGTAGCTTGGTATTCACCGAAaagtattcccccctctgcttatttctctgttaacttgaaggggtgtttattgttaaaaaaaacaccaagcaaCCAAATTTAAATAACCACCCAGTAGAAATGGTAAGGTATAACCAGAATATGTTTTGTATTCCGTGGGGAAATCATCAATGGACCAGTCTTTCATTACATatccagaaaatgacaaaataaaaagaaaagaaaagaaaatacttgcacacgactcaccttcgttacccacctaccccttagaagacgcccttccttttacgatcccaaacaagacattttcaagaccctgtttcatagctgccaacccctgTGAAGCCCAAAGAGTAGCATTTTGGAACTTTCACCAAATGTCAGAGTTGCAATTGGTGTTTATAAGCGTAGCACTCGCATAATCTTAAATTTGAATCGCAAGCCCGCATTTAAAATGCCATCAAAAACGTTTGTAAGATTCTGAGAGCTCTACGACATTACAACCGTCTAAACATAGttcaatgtcacacgctttccttctttgccactactaaagcaaacgtatgcaagattgtatgttacacgctttaggagcatggcaagaacggattcaaactcaaaatcgtcactccaaaaaaacataaaatgcacacacgacttttatttctcctgctgttatcgtttcttctctttacagattcttcaacgctcagaatactgaaaacggcaccccagacgacagtactgtttccatacgcgaatttaacttcccttggaaagtggttcgctcaggaggcctgtttgtctgacactataaggacagagttctgaacatagatgacaaagattccggaatgaacaaacattttgcggatgcagacacagaaagacgtcatgaagaatgagatgcttcaaaagatacagactgtgacgatgactgtgacgtcattcccatataacgagacgtcattcacagttgttcggccacttccgtcaaaaagtagatttagacaatcaacgtaatctcgtgtggaagaaaacgtctgtcacacaaccaagtcggaatagcaggtattaTTACCTATACACGCAAAGTCTGTCGAATTCTTCggcaaaaatcgttgaaaatgATTTGCCCGCATCGGTGTGGAACTTGCACCATAATCTTCACCACCCTTACGTTTCCCCGTTTTTATCCTGTCTCCCTCCAGTTTCCACTTCTAACACCGTCACTGTGCACAGCTTACAACTTAACAAGTGCATTGCATATTCTAATCAAATTCACAATTGGCGCATAGAGTCACCGGAAATGCGAATGCTTGCAATAAAATTCACGATTTGCTAAGCAAGTCACGTGGACAATATCGAGTCATAACGGAGTGGTTCCCAGCCATCGGTACTCGACTAGTTATGCAATGTTCATTGTTGATTGTCAAGCAATAAGTGAACATTTTGCAcgcttgtcatttttttttttttagcgtagCAGCTCAGGGCTTAGAGTAGCAGCGTAGCAATTCCTGCAAAATCGGAGCATGCTGCGCCAAAATCGTAGCAATTGGCAGGTATGCTGTTCTCTAAGATAttctgctcataacctctgtaagtttacccccattataagacctTATTATCTCAGGGttatgtaggtcttaaaagaaagattccaGCGTCATAAAATAAGAGAATTCCTTATCACCCTTATGCCACCTGTATCAATCCACTCAAATTCCATGTTCAAACTGGCACAACCCCCAACATCCTCCCCACCACCGGACACACTCAACATTCACCAAAtttttaacaagaagggcaaagcccatacgactcacatgctttacacatttttcctaccaaaatacatgtgaccttgacccaaggtcaaggtcatccaaggtcatgcaacacaaagctgttaattcaagacataggaagtacaatggtgcttattggctctttctaccatgagatatggtcacttttagtggttcactaccttattttggtcacatttcataagggtcaaagtgaccttgaccttgatcatatgtgaccaaatgtgtctcatgatgaaagcataacatgtgccccacataattttttagtttgaaacagttatcttccatagttcagggtcaaggtcacttcaaaatatgtatacaatccaactttgaagagctcctgtgaccttgaccttgaagcaaggcaaaccaaactggtatcaaaggatggggcttactttgccctatatatcatatataggtgaggtattgaatctcaaaaacttcagagaaaatgtgaaaaatgtgaaaaatagctgttttttaggcaacatttatggcccctgcgaccttgaccttgaagcaaggtcaagatgctatgtatgttttttggggccttgtcatcatacaccatcttgccaaatttggtactgatagactgaatagtgtccaagaaatatccaacgttaaagttttccggacggacgtccggacggacggacgtccggacgactcgggtgagtacatagactcacttttgcttcgcatgtgagtcaaaaaggatttttttgtgcccagtgtatgtatttgtagctgtactcacgatatcaaCTTGTGGTATCCGTCTAGATGCCAGAGAGCGTTTGGTCCTGATACTTGGTACAGACGACGTCTCGTGGGCCTCAACGCCAAAGCTCTGACAGCTACTCCACCAGGATCAACCCGCGGGATGGCTCCCCGTACTCTGTGCCTTTGTGGAGCGTGTAAGAATACAACTTATTACACTAACGTGACATACcactcatgtcataacaataccaTTCACTCTACATTGCATGTGTAAAGAGGTCTTGTCTGACAAGGACCTGATTTTTCACTGCCTCCAATACCGAAACAAGCGTCCTTCTTTGAACACTCGGAAGAATTTTAAGAACGTAAACACCACACCAGTGACATTTCCTTGCTTTGACATAAAAGATTACACGAGGCATTCGGAGAGATCCAGGttcaatttttaagcttcttCAATCTGGGCGCTTCGACAAAGGGACATTTACAGCAATGAACATGCAACAGTatgtacagggtccccactggtttttagaaacaaaattccatgactttcccatgagcctcaataacattttccatgactagatccacaggtcgccatttccgaacacgcaaactttttacatcttgtcactgccagttttgacactggcttgctttgcactgaatttgagtcagtttctacgcagtgtctctttgacaagcaagtcaagcatttgctacgcagtcagattatcggtaatgtttgctggtcctgtcatttcactaaactggaccagccactgtttgtatccatctgcactttcgtaaattccgtttcataACCGTCACtaacactgtgacttgacgaactgtcatttttttcaccgcgata is from Littorina saxatilis isolate snail1 unplaced genomic scaffold, US_GU_Lsax_2.0 scaffold_591, whole genome shotgun sequence and encodes:
- the LOC138954195 gene encoding uncharacterized protein isoform X3, translating into MDHGGENLDVVALMNEHRGEGRGSAMQGRSDHNQRIERLWLDVWKDVVNPYHDLFTAMGTPQAEGGLGILNMDNPIHLWALHYVFLPRLNRSLQWIVEQKNHQPLRTERNRTPLQLFFRGMLERRASTSTAVQDFWKGRSLQSIIEDHPLPDSR